The Candidatus Omnitrophota bacterium genome window below encodes:
- a CDS encoding rod shape-determining protein, protein MLQKIIKLCKKAINYVLGLFSNDIGIDLGTATTLVYVKGEGVVLCEPSVVAIQKETNRVVAVGEEAKRMLGRTPGNIVAIRPMKDGVISDFEITEAMLRYFIKKVHRRRVLVRPAMVIAIPSGITEVEKRAVRDSAERAGARSVDLIEEPKAAAVGVGLPVEEPAGNMIVDIGGGTTEFAVISLGGIVYAKSIRIAGDEMDMAVIEYLRKTYNLMIGERTAEEIKIRIGSAYPLDEELSMDVRGRDLIAGLPKTVTITSVEVREALKEPVQAIVDGTKATLERTPPELASDLIDRGIVMAGGGSLLRGIDKLLAEETGLPVHIADDPLTAVVLGTGHTLNMPARLRRQLVVPTKLDF, encoded by the coding sequence ATGTTACAAAAAATCATAAAACTCTGCAAAAAAGCTATCAATTATGTCCTAGGCCTTTTTTCCAATGATATTGGGATCGATTTAGGAACGGCGACAACCTTGGTTTACGTGAAAGGGGAAGGTGTTGTTCTTTGCGAACCTTCTGTTGTGGCCATTCAAAAAGAGACCAATCGCGTTGTTGCCGTCGGGGAAGAAGCCAAACGGATGCTAGGGCGTACTCCCGGCAATATTGTTGCTATTCGTCCCATGAAAGATGGTGTTATTTCTGATTTTGAAATCACCGAAGCGATGCTGCGTTATTTTATTAAAAAAGTCCACCGTCGACGGGTTTTAGTCCGTCCAGCGATGGTTATTGCTATCCCCTCTGGCATTACGGAGGTCGAAAAACGTGCGGTGAGAGATTCTGCTGAGCGTGCAGGTGCCCGGTCGGTTGACTTGATCGAAGAACCTAAAGCAGCAGCCGTTGGTGTCGGCCTTCCGGTGGAAGAACCGGCGGGAAATATGATCGTCGACATTGGCGGCGGTACGACGGAATTTGCCGTTATTTCTTTGGGCGGGATTGTTTATGCAAAATCTATTCGTATCGCGGGCGATGAAATGGACATGGCTGTTATTGAATACTTAAGAAAAACTTACAACTTGATGATAGGTGAACGTACGGCTGAAGAAATTAAAATCCGTATTGGTTCAGCTTATCCGCTGGATGAAGAATTAAGCATGGATGTGCGCGGCCGGGATTTGATCGCTGGGTTGCCGAAAACCGTTACCATTACTTCTGTAGAAGTTCGTGAAGCGCTCAAGGAACCTGTGCAGGCGATTGTCGATGGAACAAAGGCGACGCTTGAACGTACGCCGCCGGAGTTGGCATCAGATTTGATCGATCGAGGCATTGTGATGGCGGGCGGAGGATCGCTTTTACGCGGCATTGATAAATTGCTTGCCGAAGAAACAGGTTTGCCTGTTCATATTGCCGATGATCCTTTAACAGCGGTTGTTTTAGGAACGGGCCACACGCTTAATATGCCGGCTCGTTTGCGCAGGCAGTTGGTTGTCCCTACAAAATTGGATTTCTAA
- the mreC gene encoding rod shape-determining protein MreC: MFKRNKKYLVYLLVLILPALFLLSQQTAFSSFKLGIVQSNSLPVRIILLPLLELKKIVFYHATYNEYTRLKNQVDALKSKLSRQEEIFRENARLKELLDFKKNTTINLIAADVIARDPSGWTSAVIVDKGSREGVRQGMAVVGASGIIGRIVEVGKKASKVMLLNDPGFSVAAVIERSREAGLITGTLQGVCRMRYLSPQADIKVGDRVITSKLSSIFPEGLPIGEVISVQESQSSPTLECFVKPIASPSQIEEVLIKK; the protein is encoded by the coding sequence GTGTTCAAACGAAATAAAAAGTATTTAGTTTATCTGCTCGTTTTAATCCTTCCGGCCCTCTTTTTACTATCTCAACAAACGGCATTTTCGTCTTTTAAGCTTGGCATCGTTCAGAGCAATTCTTTGCCGGTGCGCATTATTCTGCTGCCTCTTTTGGAGCTTAAAAAGATCGTCTTTTATCATGCGACATATAATGAGTATACTCGTCTTAAAAATCAAGTTGATGCTCTAAAAAGCAAATTATCTCGTCAGGAAGAAATATTCCGTGAGAATGCCCGCCTTAAAGAACTTTTAGATTTCAAGAAAAATACGACCATCAATTTGATCGCCGCGGATGTGATCGCTCGTGACCCGTCGGGTTGGACGTCGGCGGTTATCGTTGATAAAGGATCGAGAGAAGGCGTTCGCCAAGGGATGGCTGTTGTCGGTGCTTCCGGGATCATTGGCAGAATTGTTGAAGTCGGGAAAAAAGCAAGCAAAGTGATGCTTCTAAACGATCCGGGTTTTAGCGTTGCGGCTGTGATCGAACGAAGCCGGGAGGCCGGTTTGATCACGGGGACTTTGCAAGGTGTTTGCCGCATGCGCTATCTTTCGCCTCAAGCAGACATTAAAGTAGGCGACCGGGTCATCACATCTAAGTTAAGTTCTATTTTTCCGGAGGGTTTGCCGATCGGTGAGGTGATCAGTGTCCAAGAAAGTCAAAGTAGCCCCACGCTGGAATGTTTTGTAAAGCCTATCGCTTCTCCCTCTCAGATCGAAGAAGTTCTTATTAAGAAATAA
- the mreD gene encoding rod shape-determining protein MreD, translated as MKKRNNLAVRKIFIIAAISIVFFVAESILFYFFRSWVKPNLLILLVIFFNMHQGIRYALVAAVCAGVLKDSFSGSLFGLYLFSFVACAYLMVALKKYLFGMEFKFSTTLMTSVMIIVNAVMVFLLQSSYYTVDAREALIYIVLPEVIITLLIFSFIFEKLKKCALKFSV; from the coding sequence ATGAAAAAACGAAACAATCTGGCAGTTAGAAAGATTTTTATTATTGCGGCAATATCCATTGTTTTCTTTGTTGCCGAATCTATTTTATTTTATTTTTTCAGATCTTGGGTTAAACCAAATCTGCTGATCCTGTTGGTTATTTTCTTTAATATGCACCAAGGGATCCGTTATGCTTTGGTGGCGGCAGTTTGCGCGGGGGTTTTAAAAGACAGTTTTAGCGGAAGTCTTTTTGGCTTATATCTTTTTTCATTTGTCGCGTGCGCTTATTTGATGGTTGCGCTAAAGAAATATCTTTTTGGAATGGAATTTAAATTTTCAACAACACTGATGACATCCGTCATGATCATTGTTAATGCGGTGATGGTTTTTCTCCTTCAGTCGTCTTATTATACGGTCGATGCGCGTGAAGCATTGATCTATATTGTGTTACCGGAGGTCATCATAACCTTGCTTATTTTTTCCTTTATTTTTGAGAAACTAAAAAAATGCGCTTTAAAATTTTCCGTATAA
- the mrdA gene encoding penicillin-binding protein 2 has protein sequence MRFKIFRIIVRFGFIAIVFGLVQTQIVQGDYYHALSMNNRIRVVPIEGRRGRILDRNGVVIADNRASFDVMIIPQEIRDREELFAHLSNTLAIPKEKLLKRFVQKKLAPFAPVVIAEDINKDQAIVLEENKFRFPAVVVQANSKRFYPFAQTNAHLLGYVGKIDSSQMTELKEYGYTMQSIVGKTGIEQYYDRYLKGEGGGLQIEVNNLGRQVRLLGLKEPMSGQDIALTVDQRVQQAAIDSLTGRRGAVVVMDLDTSEIIAMVSSPSFDPNNFVRGENLSDYFKNSNVPLLNRATNGQYPAGSVFKIIDTIAGLETGKINAHTSFSCPGFYQLGRRRFHCLHVHGLQDLMQGLAHSCNVYFYNVGNILGSEIMAQYARMFGLGTATGVDVFSEASGLIPSRKGKGDALNLAIGQGELLVTPIQLTCMISRVANSGKEPQPHFIRSINSMDVELKSLTARPVHLKDKTFEITKAALRDVVKSETGTARVLNIKDLEVSGKTGTAQSSGGRASHAWFVGFCRSEKANIAFCVFLEHGGTSYYACEATKELLLRMKEQNIL, from the coding sequence ATGCGCTTTAAAATTTTCCGTATAATTGTCCGATTTGGTTTTATTGCGATCGTTTTCGGGCTGGTCCAAACCCAGATCGTTCAAGGAGATTATTATCATGCCCTGAGCATGAACAATCGTATCCGCGTTGTTCCTATTGAAGGGCGTCGAGGCCGTATTCTTGACCGCAACGGAGTTGTTATCGCGGACAATCGCGCCTCATTTGATGTGATGATCATTCCGCAGGAAATTCGCGACCGTGAAGAATTATTCGCCCATTTAAGCAACACGTTAGCGATTCCCAAAGAAAAACTTTTAAAGAGATTTGTGCAGAAAAAACTTGCCCCGTTCGCTCCGGTCGTTATTGCCGAAGATATTAATAAAGACCAGGCGATTGTTCTTGAGGAAAATAAGTTCCGTTTCCCGGCTGTTGTTGTCCAGGCTAATTCAAAACGCTTTTATCCGTTCGCTCAAACTAACGCGCATCTTTTAGGTTATGTTGGGAAAATTGATAGCTCTCAGATGACCGAGCTTAAAGAATACGGTTATACGATGCAAAGCATTGTCGGGAAAACCGGCATAGAACAATATTATGACCGATATTTAAAAGGCGAAGGGGGAGGTTTGCAAATCGAGGTCAATAATCTTGGCCGGCAAGTTAGGCTTTTGGGGTTAAAAGAGCCTATGAGCGGACAAGATATTGCTTTAACCGTTGACCAAAGAGTCCAGCAGGCGGCCATTGATTCTTTAACCGGCCGAAGAGGAGCTGTCGTGGTCATGGATTTGGATACGAGCGAGATCATTGCTATGGTAAGCTCGCCTTCATTTGATCCGAATAATTTTGTCCGGGGAGAAAATCTGTCAGATTATTTTAAGAATTCGAACGTGCCTCTTTTAAATCGCGCCACGAATGGCCAATATCCCGCAGGGTCGGTTTTTAAGATCATTGATACGATTGCCGGCTTGGAAACCGGAAAGATCAACGCGCATACTTCTTTCAGCTGTCCGGGATTTTATCAATTGGGAAGAAGGAGATTCCATTGTTTGCACGTTCACGGGCTTCAGGATCTCATGCAGGGCTTGGCGCATTCGTGCAACGTCTATTTTTATAATGTCGGAAATATTTTAGGGTCAGAAATAATGGCGCAGTACGCCCGGATGTTCGGGTTAGGAACGGCGACCGGCGTTGATGTTTTCTCGGAAGCCTCGGGATTAATTCCCTCGCGCAAAGGAAAAGGAGACGCGTTAAATTTAGCTATCGGGCAAGGGGAACTTTTGGTCACTCCCATTCAACTTACGTGTATGATATCGCGCGTGGCGAATAGCGGTAAAGAACCCCAGCCGCATTTTATTAGATCTATTAATTCGATGGATGTGGAGCTTAAATCTTTAACGGCGCGCCCGGTTCATTTGAAAGACAAGACATTTGAAATTACAAAGGCAGCCCTTCGAGATGTTGTTAAAAGTGAAACGGGAACCGCCCGGGTTTTGAACATTAAAGACTTGGAAGTTTCCGGAAAGACAGGAACAGCGCAGTCATCCGGCGGGCGCGCTTCACATGCCTGGTTTGTAGGATTTTGCCGGTCAGAGAAAGCCAACATCGCTTTTTGTGTTTTTCTTGAGCATGGCGGAACAAGTTATTACGCGTGCGAGGCAACGAAAGAATTATTACTGCGCATGAAAGAACAAAATATTTTGTAA
- the rodA gene encoding rod shape-determining protein RodA: MQRQLERTIWIATIGIMAAGLVTLYSASQFSVRVTHKIFYDQLFMALIGLALMFFLSRFDYKRFFDGANLLYWVTAVLLVLVLVLGRNILGAKRWIEFGGINFQPSELAKFSLILILARYFSQRKNSFSSSSRGLWETLFQDLFSPLFLTLVLVLLIFKQPDLGTAISLFFIFLVMLFLSGIRYRYFLSFVALILAVMPFFWHILKPYQKDRLLVFLNPNIDPLGAGYTIIQSKIAVGSGGLLGKGWLSGTQNQLNFLPERHTDFIFSVVGEEWGLAGSLLVAFLFFVLVNCSFRIIQNTKDRFGFLAGVGIVSIIAFQVVINIGMVLGLCPVVGITLPLVSYGRSSFMVFVVMIGFLLSLNKKRMMF, from the coding sequence ATGCAACGTCAGCTTGAAAGAACAATTTGGATCGCTACCATTGGAATTATGGCCGCGGGACTCGTGACGCTTTATAGTGCTTCACAATTTAGCGTCCGCGTAACGCATAAGATCTTTTATGATCAGCTTTTTATGGCGCTCATAGGATTAGCGCTGATGTTTTTCTTAAGCCGGTTTGATTATAAGAGATTTTTTGACGGGGCTAATCTTTTATATTGGGTAACGGCTGTTCTTTTGGTATTGGTTCTAGTTCTAGGAAGAAATATTTTGGGGGCGAAACGGTGGATCGAATTTGGTGGCATTAATTTTCAACCGTCCGAATTAGCTAAATTTTCTCTCATTCTTATTTTGGCCCGGTATTTCAGTCAGCGAAAAAATTCCTTTTCTTCTTCGTCGCGTGGTCTATGGGAAACATTATTCCAAGATCTATTCTCTCCGTTATTTTTAACGCTTGTTTTAGTTTTGTTAATTTTTAAGCAACCGGATCTTGGCACGGCGATATCGCTTTTCTTTATATTCCTGGTGATGCTTTTTTTAAGCGGAATACGCTATCGTTATTTTCTATCATTTGTTGCCCTTATCTTAGCCGTCATGCCGTTTTTCTGGCATATTTTAAAACCTTATCAAAAAGATAGGCTTCTGGTTTTCCTAAATCCCAACATCGATCCTTTGGGCGCCGGATATACCATTATTCAATCTAAGATCGCTGTTGGTTCAGGAGGGCTGTTGGGAAAAGGCTGGTTGTCCGGGACACAAAACCAGCTCAACTTTCTGCCCGAGCGCCACACGGATTTTATTTTCTCAGTTGTCGGGGAAGAATGGGGGCTCGCGGGAAGCCTGTTGGTGGCATTTCTTTTCTTTGTTCTGGTTAATTGCTCTTTTCGGATCATTCAAAATACGAAAGACCGTTTTGGGTTTTTGGCAGGTGTTGGCATTGTCAGTATTATCGCTTTTCAAGTTGTTATTAACATCGGAATGGTTTTAGGGTTATGTCCGGTGGTGGGCATTACTTTGCCTCTGGTGAGCTATGGGCGTTCATCGTTTATGGTATTTGTTGTTATGATCGGATTTTTATTAAGCTTAAACAAAAAACGGATGATGTTTTAG